Proteins found in one Candidatus Abawacabacteria bacterium genomic segment:
- the queG gene encoding tRNA epoxyqueuosine(34) reductase QueG produces the protein MTPLSLIYQLAKDQGFQLVKVATAQKLAAEKIAYLQWLEKNHHGEMHYLSRDPAKRTDPDKILPGAKSIILVALNYYQDSPDMIKVARYAKAKPDYHTVFEKKLQELQKKLTEHFSSIEAKFYVDYGPLMERPYAAQASMGFIGKNTLLITKEFGSWVVLGEIITTLDLVPEPAEKHGSCGSCRRCLDICPTGALKDNYDLDSNLCISYLTIEYKGSIPVNLRKKIGTWLFGCDLCQEVCPHNSRAKAYSPAQWQDISIQPDLTNTAYLGSLDFLKRILSIATDEEFKSFFANTPFLRAKRTGLIRNACIVAGNLKDASLLPYLKALINDSSLLIKEHAQWAVEELVSVEN, from the coding sequence ATGACTCCCCTTTCGCTTATTTATCAATTAGCCAAAGACCAAGGCTTCCAATTAGTAAAGGTAGCCACTGCTCAGAAATTAGCAGCAGAAAAGATCGCATATTTACAATGGCTAGAGAAAAACCACCATGGAGAAATGCACTACCTGAGCCGTGATCCTGCGAAACGTACTGATCCAGACAAAATTCTTCCTGGAGCCAAAAGTATTATCCTAGTAGCCTTAAATTACTATCAAGATAGCCCTGATATGATTAAAGTAGCTCGCTATGCCAAAGCAAAGCCAGACTATCACACAGTGTTTGAGAAAAAGTTGCAAGAACTACAAAAAAAGTTAACAGAGCACTTCTCTAGTATCGAAGCTAAGTTTTATGTTGATTATGGTCCTTTGATGGAAAGACCTTATGCAGCGCAAGCATCAATGGGTTTTATTGGCAAAAACACCTTGCTTATCACCAAAGAATTTGGCTCCTGGGTAGTATTGGGTGAAATCATTACTACCTTAGATTTGGTGCCTGAACCAGCAGAGAAGCATGGTAGTTGTGGCAGTTGCCGACGTTGTCTTGATATCTGTCCCACAGGTGCTCTCAAAGACAATTATGATTTGGATAGTAATCTGTGTATTTCATATTTAACTATTGAATATAAAGGTAGTATCCCGGTGAATTTGCGAAAAAAAATAGGGACATGGCTCTTTGGCTGTGATTTGTGCCAGGAAGTATGTCCGCACAATAGCCGCGCCAAGGCCTATAGCCCCGCACAATGGCAGGATATCAGCATCCAGCCTGATTTAACGAATACTGCATACTTGGGCTCTTTGGACTTTTTAAAAAGAATCTTATCTATTGCCACAGACGAAGAGTTTAAATCATTTTTTGCTAATACCCCTTTTTTGAGAGCCAAAAGAACAGGACTGATTCGAAATGCATGCATCGTTGCCGGCAACTTAAAGGATGCTAGCCTGCTTCCCTACTTAAAAGCATTAATTAATGATTCGTCTCTTCTTATCAAGGAACATGCCCAATGGGCAGTAGAAGAGCTAGTATCAGTGGAGAATTAG